The sequence AGCCGTCCGCCGGTGGCCCCGGCGATTACCACGTCACGGGCGACGATCGTCTCCTCGGCCGTAGCCGGCCAGGGCGGCAGACCAGTGGCGTGCGCCGCCGCGCCGGCGTTGACCTGGCCGCGCTCCGCGAGACGCGGGCACTGCGCGTGCTGGGCGACGAAAGTTCCGGTGCGGCGGGCTGCCTCCAGTGCCCGCAGCAGGAGCCTTGGGTCCTCGACACATACACCGTCGTCGGAGAACATCAGAGCGCCGGCGGCCGCCATGGCGTCGAGGGGGGCGAGGCTGCGGCCGGCGAGCCCGCTGGTGACGGCCCCCACCGGGTGCACCCGGCAGGACGCGGTTCGTGCCGCCCGCTCGATGATGTGCCGTACCCGCTCGGGGGTGTCGGTCGCCGGCACGCAGTTGGCCATGGCGAGCACGTCGGAGTACCCGCCGTGCGCCGCCGCCCCGGTACCACTCGCGATGGTCTCCGAGGCCGCGTCGCCGGGCTCGCGCAGGTGGGTGTGGAGGTCCACCAGGGCCGGCAGCATGATCAGGCCGTCGCAGTCGGCTGTCGTCGTGTCCGCGGCACTCGTGCCGCCCGCGTTCCCGGGGGACGTCACGGTGGCGATCCGGCCGTCCCGTACGGTCACGTCCCGGGGTGGGCCGCCGAGGGGCCGTACTCCCCGCAGGGTCATCATCCTTGCGGGGCCGTCCGCCCAGGTGCCGTTCACCGGTCGGTGTCCGGGCGCGTGAGGCGGAAGACCGGTCCGTCCGCGCAGATCAGCGGGGACTCCTCGGGACCGCTCCTGGTCCCGGTGGCGCAGCCATGGCAGTACCCGAGGCCGCAGGCCATGTGGGCTTCCAGCGATACCTGGACGTCCGATGCCCAGCGTTGGCCGAGCTCCTCACAGAGCCGGGCCAGCCGTTCCGAACCGCACGTCAGGATCTGCTGCGGAGGGGCCTGGTCGAGGTCTGCGGTCAGCATGGCCCGGAGCCGGGTCACGTCGCTGCTGCCGGTGTCGTCGGTGACCTCGTGCAGTCGGGTCACGCCGGCCGCCCGGTAGACGTCGGCACCTACGACTCTGTCCGCGCTTCTGCCGCTGGCCACGGCGACGATCTCGACTTCGGTCCCGGCGCACTCCTGGGCGACCGTGGTCAGTGAACAGGTGCCGATACCGCGTCCGACCAGAAGAACGCGCCGCGTTCGCGGGGCGATCCGGAATCCCTGGCCCAGCGGTCCCACGACCAGCATCCGTTCGCCGGGGCGGAAGGAGGCCAGCCGGCGGGTGCCGTCACCGACCACCCCGAGGACGATGTCGAGGGTGCCGGCCTCCGGGTTCCGGCTGTACACGGCCATGGGGCGCGGCAGGACGGGGCCCGTGTCCCCGTCCCGGGCCGCGGTCAGCATGACGAACTGTCCTGCCCGGCATGTACGGGCGATGCTCGGTGCTTCCAGGCGCAGGAGGTGGTAGCCCCGGCCGTGCGGGGCGGAGGCGAGGACCCGGGCACGGTGCCAGGTCGGGGCGGGCCGGTCGGTCTCGGACCCGGACAGCGGTGTCACGCTGTCCCGGACCGGTACGCCGGCCGCTGTGTCCGTTATGTCGAGGGTGTTCATGCTACGAGGGCCTCCTGTGCGGACAGCCGGGCCTCAAGTCGCAGGAGACTCGCTGCCAGGATGTCGGTTCCGACGGCGAGTTCGGCCGGACGGGTCAGCTCCTCGGGGCTGTGGCTGACCCCGCCGTTGTGACTGGGGACGAAGATCATGCCGGTGGGCACCACATGGTTGATCATCTGTGCGTCGTGACTGGCCCCGCTCGGCATGACCCGGTGTGCGACCCCGGCCTCCGTCGCGGCCTCGGCGACGGTGTCCCGGAGCCATCGGGGAAGGATGACGGGGGAGGCGTCGGCCAGCAGCCGGGATTCGTATCCGATTCCGCGCCGGGAGCAGATGCTCTGTGCGCCTTCGACGATCTCCGCAGCGGTCAGCCGCTGTCGGTCGTTGTCGACGTCCCGGACGTCGACATACACCTCGACGCTCCCTGCGATCGTGGTGAGGGACCCAGGTGAGACATTCATACGTCCGACGGTTGCGCGGGTGCCGTGATGGCGGCTGTCGTTGGCGAGGGACTCGATCATCAGGATGATCTCCGCCGCCGCGGCCATCGCGTCGGCCCTCAGCCGCATCGGGGTCCCCCCGGTGTGCGAGGCCCGTCCGGTGAGATCGAGGCGCAGCCGGGTGCTGCCCGAGATCAGGTCGACGAGTCCGAGGGGAACGGACTCGGACGCCAGCAGGGATCCCTGCTCTATGTGCAGTTCCAGGAAGGCGGCCCAGTCCTCGCCGCGCCAGCGGGCCGCCTCGGTGTCGTTCGGATCGAGGCCGACAGCTGTCATGGCCTGCGCCAGCGACACGCACTCGGCGTCCTGCTTGGTCTCCAGGTCGGCCGGACCGGTCAGTCCTGCGGCGATCCGGCTGCCCGTGCACGCCTGTCCGAAGCGGGCTCCCTCCTCGGCGGCGAAGGCCACGAACCGGACCGGACGGGTGAGCCGGGTCTCGCTGGAGACATACAGCTGCGCCACCTCCATCGCCGCGACCACACCGGCTATGCCGTCGTACGCGCCGGCGCCCGGCACGCTGTCGAGATGGGAGCCAGTGCCGAGGCCCGGCAGTTCGGGGGTCGTGCCGGGCAGTTCGGCGATCGTGTTGCCGGCCGTGTCCGTGCGCACGTCCAGGCCGAGCGCCCGCATGTGCGCGGCGTACCTGTCGTGGGCCCGGCGTTCGAGCGGGGTGTACGCGAGTCGGGTGACGCCAGGGCCCCGGCCGGGCTCCGACAATCCGGCGAAGGCGTCCAGGTGCGCTTGGAGCCGGCCGGCGTCGGCGCGCGGGAGGGAGGCGAGGGCGGGCGCGGTCATCGGAGTCCGGCCGACGCGGCTTCCGCCTCAGAGAGCAGCGATACCACGGGGACGGAACCCGCGGCGTCGAGTGCCGGCGTGTGCAGGACAGCTGCCACCGCGGCCACTTCGGCGTCCGCGCCGTGCAAAAGGCTGAGCAGGGCCTTCAGCCAGCGCGGCTCCCAGGCGGTCGCCAGCAGCACGACCCGGTCGCCGGGGGTGATGGTGGGGGTGACGGTGGCGATTCCGGACGCGTCGGTGACCCGTAGGACGGTCGCGCCCGTCGCCAGGGCCACGATGTGGGCGAGCACGGCGTCGTCGCTGCTCTCCCACACCGCGATGTGGTCCGGCCTCAGGTCGCGTACGGCGTCGGCGACGGCCCGGCCGATGAGATCGGCCGTGGCCGGGGACACCTGTGTGTTCAGGGTGGTGCCGTAGGCGTCCGTGGCCGCGCCGAGTTCACGGGCGGCGGACAGGATCGCGAGGGTGCTTTCGGTCATCGGGGATCGTCCTCCTTCTGGTCGGCCGCGGGCCCGAGCGGGGCCCGCGAAGGGGTGGCGGAGAAGAGCGCGTGGAACCGTACTCCGTACTGTTCCAGGAGCGTGTCCGCCACACCGTTGTCGCTGCGGTTGAGCACGCTGAGGACGTGGGAGACCCTCATCCCGGCTTTCAGGGCGGCCCGCAGCGGTGGTGCCGCGTCCTGCGCTGTGCGCATCAACGGCACGACGGCGACGGTGTACTCGCCCGCGTGGGCCTCGCCGGTCAGGCGGGCGTCCTGTCCGCTTCCGGTCACCGTCGCGAACGGCAGCCCCGTGTGCAGGGCCAGGGCGGTGGTGGCGGCGATGCCGTCGGGGGCGGCGCACACCAGCCGGTCGGTTCCGGGGGGGAGCGCCTCGGAGAGCAGCGCCGCGGTGCGGCGCAGGATGGACGGCCGGCTCTGGACGGCTACGACGTCGACCCGGCCGTCGCCGGCGGGGGCCACCGCGAGTATGTCGGCGTACAGTTCGGCGCTTCGTTGCTGGGCGCTCTGAAAAGCGCTGGGGACGTCGGGTGCCGTGTGCAGGGCCTGGGCAAGGTTCATGGGGGCTCCGTGGATGGGAGTCGGTGGAGACCGCGCGGGGTCGGGGTAAGGCGCCGGGAGGTGTGGCCCGGCCGCGGAGAGGAGTCAGGTCCGCACCGTGCCGCGTTCGTCCGCGAGACGGGCGATGCCGAGTTCGCGGCACAGGGCGTCGAGGTCCCGCAGGATCCCGGTCATGGCGTACGGGCGGGTGAACGTCGCCGTGCCGATCTGTACGGCGGTGGCTCCGGCCAGGACGAACTCCAGGACGTCCCGCGCGGTGCTGATGCCGCCGCATCCGATGACGGGTATCCCGACGGCCGAGGCGGCCTGCCACACCAGGCGCAGCACTATGGGCCGGACCGCGGGCCCGGACAGTCCTCCCACTCCGTTGCCCAGCACCGCGCTCCGCCCGGTCACGTCGATGGCCATGCCGGGGAAGGTGTTGGCGACTGTCACGGCGGTCGCGCCCGCCTGCTCGGCGGCCCGCGCGATGTCACTGATCGATGTCACGTTCGGGGTCAGTTTGACGATGACGGGCAGTGAAGTGCGCGCCACGACACCGGAGACGACGCGCTCCACGGTCGACGCGTCCGTTCCGATGGCGAGCCCACCGTGCTCAAGGTTCGGGCAGGAGACGTTCACCTCCAGTGCCCTGCAGGGGGCGTCCGCGAGATCCTCGGTGATCCGCCAGTACTCCTCCACGCTGAGGCCTCCGACGCTCACCACGACGGGCACCCCGAACGACCGATAGCGGGGCAGCACCGTGCGGATGAACTCCGTCGAGCCCGGACTGGGGATCCCCACGCTGTTCAGCATGCCCTCTGCGCTCTCGGTGAGCCGGTGCGAGGGGTTGCCGGAACGCCGTTGCGAGAAAAGCGTCTTGGTGACCACCGCGCCCAGCTCATGTACCGGCAGGAGAGCGGCGAGCTCAGGACCGAAGCAGCCCGACGCGGGCATGACGGGGTTGGCCAGACGCAGCGGGCCGAGCCGGACCGCGAGGTCGGTCCGGTACGCGGCGTGGTCCGCGAAGTGCCGGTCACGGTCGTCGAGCACTGCGGGACTGTGGTCCTGGACCTCCATCATGGGGGCCTGCCTTCTGCGTCGGAGGGATCGGGGGAAAGGGGGCGGAAGCGCGCCGGGCCGGCCGGTGTCCGGGCCACCGGCGCGGGGGCGGCGGGGGCGCGGGGCGTCAGCCGCCGAATCGCTCGGTGAGCTTGCGCTCGGCCCAGCCGATGAGGGCGTACATGACCCACGCCATGAGGCAGAGCAGCCCGAGGCAGATGATCACGAGCTTGATGTCGTCGTTGTCCTGGGCCTGCTTCTCCAGGTAACCGAGCCCCGACTGCGCTCCGATGAACTCGCCGATGACCGCCGCTGTCACCGCCTGCAGAACCCCCAGGCGCAGACCTACGGCGATGGCCGGCAGGCTGTACGGCAGGTCGATTTTGACGGCTCTGGCGACCGGCCCGATGCGCAGCAGGCGGACCAGGTCGTCGATGCTCGTGGGCATGGACCGGAGCCGTGTCACCATGTTGATCATGATCGGATAGAAGGACACCATGGCCACAAGAGCGATCTTGGAGCCGATGCCGAGCCCCAGCCAGAGCACGATCAGCGGGGCGATCGAGATCTTCGGGGTTACCTGCGCCACGATGACCAGCGGCATCAGAATGCGTTCGACGAGCGGCACGCGGGTGAAGAGGATCGCCAGGACGACCCCTGCCACCAAGCCGATCAGTACACCCTGCACCACCTCGGCCAGCGTCTGCTGGATGTGCACCGTGAGCACGCCGTCCCCGGTGTACTGCCAGGCCTGACTGGCCACCGTGGCCGGGCTCGGCAGCTTGTAAGCCGGTATACCGAAGGCCGCTGTGGCCAGCCACCAAAGTGCGACACCGGCCAGCAGGGACAGCATGCCGATCAGTACCGGCCGGACGGCGTCGGCCGTCCGGCCAGGGCGGGCGGCCGCCTCAGTCGAGGTCATCCGGCTTCACCACCAGATCACTCGCGTCGAAGGACGTGTCGAGCAGCTTGAACTGCTTCTGGGAGTCGATGGCCTTCTGCCAGCGGGCGAGGTCAGGTGAGCCCAGGCCGTTCTTCTGCGTGTTGTCCGACTGCCACAGGCTCTTGACGAAGAGGTCCTCGACGATCGTGGTGATCTCCTCCTCCTGGCCCTTGAACGAGGTGGCGTACTTCTTTACCGACATATCGACCGCCTTACGCGGGTTCTTGACGGTGTACTCGATCCCCTTGTTCAGCGCGCTGCCGAACGCCTTGACCGTGTCCGGGTCGCTCTTGACGGCATCCTCACCAGTGATGATCACGTTGCCGAAGGAGGGCAGGTACTTGTCGCTCAGGATCTGGTTCACCTCGACCCCGGCGGACTGGAGCGCGTAGTACCGCAGGCGCGAGAAGATGATCGCGTCGACCTGCCCGTTCTTCAGCGCGTCCACGATGACGCCAGTGCCCAGGGTGCGGACCTTCACGTCGGAGACCTTCAGACCGGCGCTCTGGAGCATCGCCTGGAGCTGAATGTAGTTCGGGCTGCCGAGGTCGGTGACCGCGACGGTCTTGCCCTTCAGGTCCGCGGGGGAGTCGATGTTCGCGGAGGGCTGGGAGAGCAGCGAGCCGATGCCCTGTTGATAGGTGGTGTGCACGACCTTGGTCTTGATGCCCTTGCCGTACGCGGTGACGACCGAGTCGCCGTTCGGGAAGCCGAAGTCGACGTTGCCCGACGCCACGTTCTTCACGATGTCGGAGCCCTGGGCGTAGGTGAAATCGACGTCCAGGCCCGCGTCGGAGAAGTAGCCCTGTTCCTTGGCTTCGTACAGCGGGGCGTAGTACGGCACCGCGGCGCCGTCGATCTGGACGGTGACCTTCTTGGTGCCGTCGGACGATGTCTTCGCCGAGCCGGAGGAGCCAGGGCTGCAGGCGGCGAGAAGAGCGGCTACGGCCAGGGCGGCGGGGATACCGACCAGCTTCTGGGACCTTCTGTTCATGATCTTTCCTTGGGGCGAGGTGGGAGTGAAACTCAGCGGTTCCAGTGCAGGAGCTTGCGCTCGGCCAGGGAGACGAGGCCGAAACCGAGGAGCCCGACCGCCACCGTGATGAGGACTGCGGCTATCAGCAGGGGGGTGTCACTGGAGGTGTTGCCGAGCACCATGAGGTATCCCAGGCCACGTTCGGAGGCGAGGTACTCCGCCAGGAACGCGCCGGTCATGGCGTCGATGACGGCGATCTTGGCGCCGGCCAGCAGCGCGGGGACAGCCGCGGGCAGCTGGATCTTCCGCAGATACTGCCAGCGGGACAGGTGCAGCAGCCGGCCGAGTGAGCTGACGTCCGCGGTGACCTCCTTCAGCCCGAGCATCGTGGCCATGGCCATCGGGAAGAAGACCAGCAGCAGGATGAGCGCGTACTGAGAGGTCAGGCTGAGACCGAACCAGAGCACCAGCAGCGGTGCGACGGCGATCTTGGGAGCGGCCTGGAGCAGCACCATGTAGGGCGCGAGGATCTCCCGCACCGTACGGGAGGCCCACAGCACCCAGCCCAGGGCGATACCGATCAATGACCCGCCGAGGAATCCCAGCACGATGTTGCGCAGGGTGTAGCTGAGGTTGGGCCACAGCGTGCCGTCCGTTACCAGCTTCACCCCCGCGTCCAGTACGTCGCCGGGAGCGGGCAGCAGATAGGACGGTACGTCGGCCAGCCTGACATAGGTGCTCCAGGCCGCCAGCACGGCCGCCGCGTAGGCGAGCGGCGTCAGTATCCGTACGGTCCTGCGGAGGGCGCCGCTGTGGCGGAGGCCGGATCCTGCGGGACGCTTCCCGTCCCGGCCGGGAGCCGGGCGGCGGGTGAGGGTTTCCGTACTCACACCAGCTCCTGACGGAGCATGCCGGAGAACTTCGCGAATTCGGGCAGCTGCCTGGTCTCGGGGGTGCGGTCACGGTCCAGGGGGACGGTGTGGATGGCCTTGATGCGGCCCGGCCGTGCCGACATCACGGCCACACGGTCGGCGAGGTAGGTGGCCTCCTCGACGCTGTGGGTGACCAGGACGATGGTCTTGTGGGTCGTTTCCCAGATGCGTAGCAGGTCGTCGTGGAGCCGGTCCCTGGTGATGGCATCCAGCGCCCCGAAGGGTTCGTCCATGAGCAGGATCCGGGGGTTGTAGGCCAACGCGCGGGCGATGGCGGTGCGCTGGCGCATGCCGCCGGACAGTTCCTTGGGGAACGAGTCGGCGAAGTCGGTGAGACCGACCAGGTCGAGCAGGTTCGCCACCTGCTCGCGCCCCTGCTCCGAGGTGTCGCGCTGCGCCTCCAGACCCAAGGCGACATTGCGCCGGACTGTGCGCCACGGAAGCAGCGCCGGCTCCTGGAAGACGAAGCCGATGTCCTTGCCCGGACGCGGAGGGACACTCCAGTCCAGGTCTCCTTCGAAGTCTGTGTCCAGGCCGGCCATCATCCTCAGCAGTGTCGACTTGCCGCACCCGGAGGGCCCGATGAGCGCGACGATCTCGCCCTCGCCCACGTCCAGATCTACGTCCTCCAGAGCCACCACCGTCGAGCGCTTGGCAGAGGTGTAGGTCTTGTGGACCCCTCGGACCGACAGGAGAGGGCTCATGCGGACCCCGCCCCCCGACATCGCACGGTCCGAGACGCTCGTGCCGCGGTGACACCCGTCATCGGTGTGTGTGGAGTGGTGTGGCATGAAGATCTCCTCAATCGTCACGGCGTCGGTGCCCGTACGGAGCCCAGCGGGATCGTTCCGGATCACCGGCACACCACCAAGATTTCCGTATTTGGAAAACGGGCTTCCACTTCGCTAGTCAGAGACTGGATGCTTTTTCGGCCATAGTCAAGGCCCTAGATCTCGGCCCGCAAATCGGGTATACCGTCAGGCGTGTTCGCTTTTTCCGGATGTGTGGGGCCGACGCAGGAGCAACCCGCGTGCTGGAAAGTTACGTTCCCGGTCACACACTTCTTCCACTCATGAAAATTGAGTCTTCATAAGGAGGTCGTCGCCGATGGCGAGAAGCGCACAGGATCCATGGCGCAAGGGGGCGCCGCCCCATCTCCCGGCCGGAGCCGGCACCCTCCCACCGGTCTGTCTGCTCCCGGGAGACCCCGCCCGGGTCGACCTGGCCGCCGAGGTGCTCGACGACTTCCGAATCCTCGGCCAGAACCGAGAGTTCAGGATCGGTACCGGCCGAGCACCCGGCGGCCGGCGGATCGCGGTTTGCTCGACCGGTATCGGAGGCCCCTCCACCGAGATCGCCGTTGTCGAGCTCGCCCGGCTCGGAGTAACGACCGTTCTGCGCACCGGCGGCATGGGCGCCCTGACCGGCCGTATCCCACCGGGTACCGTGTGCGCGGCTGTTCGGGCGGTACCCGGCAGCGGCGCCGCCTCGCACTATCCCGGCGACCCGGATGGGCCGACGGCCCATCCGGCCGTGCTGACCGCCCTCCGGCAGGCAGCGCGCGGCCTGGACGTACCGCTCACCGAGATCTCCGTCGCCACCGTCGACTCGTACTACCTCGGGCAGGGACGGCCACTTCCCGGACACGAGGAGCGCGCGGCCGCCAGGATGGACGTCCTGCGAGGACTGGGCATCGACGGCCTGGAGATGGAGACCGAGACGGTGCTGGCGGTGGCCGGGGCCCTCGGCGTACGAGCAGGTGCCGTGCTGGTCGCGCACGCCAACCGTGCCACCGACGACTGGCTTGAGGACTACCGCCCCGCGCAACTCGCCATGCTGCGGGTGGCGGTGAGCGCGGCGGCGCTACTCTCGGACGACGGCGATCCGCAGGCGGGCACCGCGATCACGACCTCGACAGCGCACGGGTGACTGCACATCACTGGAGCACTCGCGAGCGGGCGTGACAACGGCGCCAGGACGATGTCCTCCGTCCGCGCCCGGTAGCCCCTTGCCCCCGACGAACGGACGGACCGCTGAGTACCGACAGTTACACCAGAACGCTGCGCATCCTGCGGGTCATCGCGGCCCATTTGCGCGGCATGTCGTTGCAACAACTGCATGAGGAGCTGGGCATCCCGATAGGCAGCCTGCACCGGGTGATGGCTGCGCTCGTCGCGGAACGCTACGTGACCCGCTCTCCCAGCAACCGCCGGTACTTCATCGGACCGGCCTTCAGCGAGCTGTCCACGATGGCCGTCACTTCCCAGGGCACGGCGGTCAGCCCGCCGCGCCCCATGGAAGAGGTCGCCAAGGAAAGCGGCGAGACCGTGTTCCTCACCGAACTGACAGGCTCACGCCTGCTCTGCGTGGCTCTGGTCGAGGGCATACACCCGCTACGCCTGTTCGTTCGGGTGGGCCAGGACATGCCACCGCACGCGGCGGCCTCGGCCCGCAGCATCCTCGCTTACCAGACACCCGAGACCGTCGCCATGGTGCTGCGCGAGCAGGAGCTAACGGCCTACACCACAGACACCCCGCACACGGCGGGGCACGTGACGGCCCATCTCGTCCAGGTGCGGATGCAGGGTTTCGACGTGTGCGAGAACGAACTGGACGACGACGTCTGGGCGGTGTCCGCCCCCGTATTCGGCTCCACCGGCCAGACCACGTCCAGCATCACCCTCGCTGCCGCGGGCCAGCGGATGCGGGACCCGCTGGCCCGTACCCGCGCCACCGAATCCGTCCTGCGGGCCGCCCGCGCACTCTCCATGGAACATGGATACGTCGCCAGCACCTCCCCCACCCTCCCTCGGCCCTCCCCCGAACCCGCCGGATAGGAGCGGGCCGGCCCTTCGCGACGGGCGCGGGCCCCGTACCCAGCGGGGGCCCGGTGCGTCCAACTGCGAGAACGGATACAGGCGGCCGGGCCAGTCGGGAGTGCTGGAGAAACAGCAGTTGAAACAGCAGGTCAAGGCGGTTTCCGGGTGGGCGGTGACCTCAGCGGCCCCCTGAAGCAGCCGCCCCGGCAACCGGCCGCCCCGCCGCCGCCCCCGCGTACGCCCCGCCCACGTCCCACGCCTGGTGCATCGCGTCGGCGAAGGCGGCGGCCAGGTGGTGTTCGCCGGTCGGGCCCGGGTGGGTGCCGTCGTACGTGTCCGTGTGGATGTCGTACGCCGGGGGGTGGGAGGCCAGGAGGAGGGGCGAGGCCGGGGTGTCCAGGTCCGCCACCGCCTTCGCGAGGAGTTCGTTGAAGCGGGCGCACTCGGCGGCGAACGGGGCGTCCGACTCGGCGCGTATGTTCGGGATGACCGGGAGCAGGACGCACCGGACGCGCGGGTTCGCCGTACGGGCGGCGGCCAGGAAGGCGCGGGCGTTCCGGGCGGTCTGCCCGCTGTTCGTGTAGAAGCCGAGGTCTATCAGGCCGAGCGAGACGAGCAGGACGTCCGGGCGGTGCGCGGCGACCGTCTCCGCGATCACCGGGGCCATGTGCAGCCAGCCCTCGCCCCAGCCGGCCAGGTGGCGGCGGGCCGGGAGCGGGAAGTCCTCGGCGGCGTACGCGGAGGAGGCCGCGGCGCCCGTTTCGGTGTCGTACAGCTCCGTGCGCGGGCCGACGAGTGCGAAGGGGCCGTCGAGGGACGCCGACAGGTGCTGCCACAGGCGGTAGCGCCACGTGAAGTCGCCGGCGCGCCCGATGGTCATGGAATCGCCGACACACATGAAACGCATGGCGCCATCATGGCGGATCTTGGCTACGGCCCGGTACGTGACGATGGACACTTGTGCCATGCGTTCGTACCGACTGACTGCCCTGGGCTCCGCCGCCCTGCTCTCCCTCGCCGTGGCGGCGCCCGCCGCGGCCGATGACGACGGGGCCGACCGGACCTTCACGATCGAGGACCCCCGCATCACCGAGTCCAGCGGCCTCGCCGCGAGCCGCGCCCACCCGGGGATCTACTGGACGCACAACGACAGCGACGACGGGCCGTACGTCTTCGCCGTCGACTCCCGCACCGGGAAGACCGTCGCGACGATCACCATGAAGGGCGTCGGCGCCCCGCGCGACGTGGAGGCGATCTCGCTCGGGTCCGACGGGAATCTGTACGTCGGCGACATCGGCGACAACCTCAACGGCAGCTGGGACCACGTCTGGATCTACCGGTTCCCCGAGCCGAAGGTGCTGAAGGACGCGACCGTCCGGGCCACCCAGTTCGACGTCAAGTACGCCGACGGCCCGCGCAACGCGGAGGCGCTGATGGTCCACCCCAGGACCGGACGCGTCTACATCGCGTCGAAGAACGAGGAGGGCGGCGGGCTGTACGAGGGGCCCGCCGAGCTGAAGACCGGCTCGGACAACGTCTTCCGGCGGGTCGGAGAGGTGCCGTGGGTGACGGACGGGGCGTTCTCCCCGGACGGCAAGGAACTGGTCCTGCGCTCCTACTTCAGCGCCCGCGGCTACACCTTCGCCAACGGCCGGCTCGGCAAGGACTACCCCGTCGAATCGCCCCTCCTCCCGCAGTCCGAGTCCGTGACGTACACGGCGGACGGCGCCGCCCTGATGTACGGCTCCGAGGGCGAGCGGAGCCGTGTCGTACGGGTGGACCTGCCGAAGACCGGGGACGGCGGCGGGGGCGGTGCCACCCACCGGGCCGGGGGGATCAAGGAGTCGGCGGACTCCGACGGCGACGGGGTGCCGGTGAAGGGCACCACGCTGACCGGAGTCGCCGTGCTGGCCGGGATCGGGCTGCTGCTGTTCCTGGGCCGGCGGCGCCGCAAGGGGTGAGCGCGCTCAGGTCTCCAGCGGCCGGATCTCGTAGTGCAGGGTCCTGTCCCGTTTGACGCGGTGGGTGAGCGGTACGAGCACGCCCTGCATCGCCGGGTACTTCCGGGACAGCATCCGGGACGCGTGCGTGTTCTCCTTCGACCCGGCCGGGAGGAGGCGCGCGTGGGCCTCGATCTGCGGCCCCGTCGGGCGCCCGCGTACGGTGCACGGGCCGATCCGCACCCTCGGGTGGTTGCGCATCCGCTCCACCTTCCACGCCGAGGAGAACGTACGGATGTAGGCGTGGTCGCCCTCGACCGCGATGTGCACCGGGGTGTCGGCATGCGTCCCGTCCTGCCGCTGCGTGCTCAGCAGGACGGTGTACTGCTTCACGTAGGGCTTGAGCTCCGGGATCGTATCCATACCTCCATGGTGCGCCGGTTCGGCCCGGTGTCATCCCGGCAGCCGCCGGGCGACAGGCGTTTCGCGTAAGGTCCCCGGTCCATGACGACCGATCGCGGCCCTCGCAGCCCCGCCCCCTTCACCACTCCCCGCCTCGACGCCCTGCCCCTGCGGGTGGCGCACGCGGACGAGATGGCCGCCGTGCTGGCCGACCCCGCCCTGCACACCTTCACCGGAGGCGCCCCGGAGACCGCCGAGGCCCTGCGGGCGCGGTACACACGCCAGACCGCCGGTTCGCCGGAC comes from Streptomyces sp. Mut1 and encodes:
- a CDS encoding WD40 repeat domain-containing protein, giving the protein MRSYRLTALGSAALLSLAVAAPAAADDDGADRTFTIEDPRITESSGLAASRAHPGIYWTHNDSDDGPYVFAVDSRTGKTVATITMKGVGAPRDVEAISLGSDGNLYVGDIGDNLNGSWDHVWIYRFPEPKVLKDATVRATQFDVKYADGPRNAEALMVHPRTGRVYIASKNEEGGGLYEGPAELKTGSDNVFRRVGEVPWVTDGAFSPDGKELVLRSYFSARGYTFANGRLGKDYPVESPLLPQSESVTYTADGAALMYGSEGERSRVVRVDLPKTGDGGGGGATHRAGGIKESADSDGDGVPVKGTTLTGVAVLAGIGLLLFLGRRRRKG
- a CDS encoding IclR family transcriptional regulator, with the protein product MRILRVIAAHLRGMSLQQLHEELGIPIGSLHRVMAALVAERYVTRSPSNRRYFIGPAFSELSTMAVTSQGTAVSPPRPMEEVAKESGETVFLTELTGSRLLCVALVEGIHPLRLFVRVGQDMPPHAAASARSILAYQTPETVAMVLREQELTAYTTDTPHTAGHVTAHLVQVRMQGFDVCENELDDDVWAVSAPVFGSTGQTTSSITLAAAGQRMRDPLARTRATESVLRAARALSMEHGYVASTSPTLPRPSPEPAG
- a CDS encoding GDSL-type esterase/lipase family protein encodes the protein MRFMCVGDSMTIGRAGDFTWRYRLWQHLSASLDGPFALVGPRTELYDTETGAAASSAYAAEDFPLPARRHLAGWGEGWLHMAPVIAETVAAHRPDVLLVSLGLIDLGFYTNSGQTARNARAFLAAARTANPRVRCVLLPVIPNIRAESDAPFAAECARFNELLAKAVADLDTPASPLLLASHPPAYDIHTDTYDGTHPGPTGEHHLAAAFADAMHQAWDVGGAYAGAAAGRPVAGAAASGGR
- a CDS encoding PPOX class F420-dependent oxidoreductase, coding for MDTIPELKPYVKQYTVLLSTQRQDGTHADTPVHIAVEGDHAYIRTFSSAWKVERMRNHPRVRIGPCTVRGRPTGPQIEAHARLLPAGSKENTHASRMLSRKYPAMQGVLVPLTHRVKRDRTLHYEIRPLET
- a CDS encoding nucleoside phosphorylase — protein: MARSAQDPWRKGAPPHLPAGAGTLPPVCLLPGDPARVDLAAEVLDDFRILGQNREFRIGTGRAPGGRRIAVCSTGIGGPSTEIAVVELARLGVTTVLRTGGMGALTGRIPPGTVCAAVRAVPGSGAASHYPGDPDGPTAHPAVLTALRQAARGLDVPLTEISVATVDSYYLGQGRPLPGHEERAAARMDVLRGLGIDGLEMETETVLAVAGALGVRAGAVLVAHANRATDDWLEDYRPAQLAMLRVAVSAAALLSDDGDPQAGTAITTSTAHG
- a CDS encoding ABC transporter ATP-binding protein, which produces MSPLLSVRGVHKTYTSAKRSTVVALEDVDLDVGEGEIVALIGPSGCGKSTLLRMMAGLDTDFEGDLDWSVPPRPGKDIGFVFQEPALLPWRTVRRNVALGLEAQRDTSEQGREQVANLLDLVGLTDFADSFPKELSGGMRQRTAIARALAYNPRILLMDEPFGALDAITRDRLHDDLLRIWETTHKTIVLVTHSVEEATYLADRVAVMSARPGRIKAIHTVPLDRDRTPETRQLPEFAKFSGMLRQELV